The following are encoded together in the Tripterygium wilfordii isolate XIE 37 chromosome 18, ASM1340144v1, whole genome shotgun sequence genome:
- the LOC119984658 gene encoding uncharacterized protein LOC119984658, producing the protein MDYDFRNRASSPYDSQIPMYRQAAVSSAPSSHPMYGQSLYPKVGQPGHNGFPPVGRHPSHSQTSAPSSSSSGLGIRVALKPEYRILPPPQLSPQIGDIPRINFRFDFELERKILAEAEKESQNWSKFGLENLPSRTPEKTSSMGSPADPVVSKYIASGLNREAVPIAVANYGDNPTKVQEFVKGYTLLREMGFSTNNVAEALLMYDNDTDKALAHFLNSS; encoded by the exons ATGGACTACGATTTCAGGAATCGAGCGAGCTCACCTTACGATTCTCAGATCCCGATGTACAGACAGGCTGCGGTATCATCAGCGCCTTCTAGCCACCCGATGTACGGGCAGTCTCTCTATCCGAAGGTTGGTCAACCGGGGCACAACGGGTTCCCTCCCGTCGGTCGCCATCCGTCGCACAGCCAGACATCTGCTCCTTCGTCTTCTTCGT CAGGATTGGGGATTAGAGTTGCTTTGAAGCCAGAGTATCGTATTTTGCCTCCG CCACAATTATCACCACAAATTGGAGATATACCCAGGATCAACTTCCGGTTTGACTTTGAACTAGAGAGGAAAATTTTGGCTGAAGCAGAAAAGGAAAGCCAGAATTGGAGCAAGTTTGGGCTGGAAAATCTTCCCTCTAGAACTCCAGAGAAGACATCATCGATG GGTTCACCGGCGGATCCGGTGGTGAGCAAGTATATTGCATCAGGACTCAATCGAGAGGCTGTTCCTATTGCAGTTGCTAATTATGGAGACAATCCAACTAAG GTTCAAGAATTCGTCAAAGGCTACACCCTTCTACGAGAAATGGGGTTCTCGACGAACAATGTTGCGGAAGCTTTACTCATGTATGACAATGACACAGACAAGGCATTGGCTCATTTCCTCAATAGTTCGTGA
- the LOC119984464 gene encoding uncharacterized protein LOC119984464 isoform X1, producing MVREKDVCWEYAEKLDGNKVRCKFCLRILNGGISRLKHHLSRLPSKGVNPCSKVRDDVTDRVRAIIQSKEEVKEMPSAKKQKLGEAKPPANIPVSRALMTMEAANPIAKVFPTVTPVASCSSNNQENAERSIALFFFENKLDFSVARSSSYQLMIDAIAKCGLGFSGPSAEMLKTTWLDRIKSEVSLQSKDIEKEWATTGCTIIADTWTDNKSRALINFLVSSPSRTFFHKSVDASSYFKNTKCLADVFDSVIADFGADNVVQIIMDSSFNYTGIASHILQNYGTIFVSPCASQCLNSVLEDFSRVDWVNRCILQAQIISKFIYNNASMLDLMKKFTGGHELIKTGITKSVSTFLTLQSILKQKSRLKHMFNSPEYSTNSSYANKPQSLSCIAIVEDGDFWRAVEESVAISEPFLKVLREVSGGKPVVGSIYELMTRAKESIRTYYIMDENKCKTFLDIVDRKWRDQLHSPLHAAAAFLNPSIQYNPEIKFLGSIKEDFINVLEKLLPTPDMRRDLTNQIITFTRANGMFGCNLAIEARDTVSPGLWWEQYGDSSPALQRVAIRILSQVCSSFTFERHWSTFQQIHSEKRNKIDKETLNDLVYIHYNLKLSRQLRTKCLEADPIQFDDIDMTSDWVEENDTPSPTQWLDRFGSALDGNDLNTRQFSAAIFGASDHIFGL from the exons A TGGTTCGAGAAAAAGATGTATGTTGGGAATATGCTGAGAAATTAGACGGAAATAAGGTAAGATGCAAATTTTGCCTGAGAATTCTTAACGGCGGAATCAGTAGATTGAAGCATCATCTATCCCGACTTCCAAGTAAAGGGGTAAATCCATGTAGCAAAGTAAGAGATGATGTTACCGACAGGGTTAGGGCTATAATACAGTCGAAGGAGGAGGTCAAAGAAATGCCTAGTGCTAAAAAACAGAAGCTGGGAGAAGCCAAACCTCCTGCAAATATCCCTGTCAGTAGAGCTCTTATGACAATGGAAGCAGCAAACCCGATTGCAAAAGTCTTCCCGACTGTCACACCAGTGGCCTCGTGCTCTTCAAACAACCAAGAAAATGCAGAAAGAAGTattgctcttttcttttttgaaaataagcTGGACTTTAGTGTTGCCCGGTCTTCGTCATATCAGCTAATGATTGATGCAATAGCAAAGTGTGGTCTGGGGTTTAGTGGTCCATCTGCGGAAATGTTGAAGACTACATGGTTGGATAGGATCAAATCTGAAGTGAGTTTGCAGTCAAAAGATATTGAAAAAGAATGGGCTACCACTGGTTGTACTATCATTGCAGACACATGGACTGATAATAAATCTAGAGCTTTGATTAACTTCTTGGTCTCTTCACCTTCTAGAACCTTCTTTCATAAGTCTGTGGACGCATCCTCCTatttcaagaacactaagtgcCTTGCCGATGTGTTTGATTCTGTTATTGCAGACTTTGGTGCAGATAATGTTGTTCAGATAATCATGGATAGTAGTTTCAACTATACTGGGATTGCTAGTCATATCCTGCAAAACTACGGAACCATTTTTGTGTCTCCTTGTGCTTCTCAGTGTTTGAATTCCGTCTTGGAGGATTTCTCTAGAGTAGATTGGGTGAACAGATGTATCTTACAGGCACAAATTATATCAAAGTTTATATACAACAATGCGTCAATGCTTGATCTGATGAAAAAGTTTACTGGGGGACATGAACTTATCAAGACTGGTATCACCAAGTCTGTGTCCACCTTCCTTACATTGCAATctattttgaaacaaaaatcacgCCTGAAACATATGTTTAACAGTCCTGAGTATTCTACCAACTCCTCTTATGCAAATAAACCTCAGAGCTTATCTTGTATTGCAATTGTTGAGGATGGAGATTTCTGGAGGGCAGTGGAAGAGAGTGTGGCCATTTCTGAACCTTTCCTTAAAGTTTTGAGGGAAGTGTCGGGAGGGAAACCTGTTGTTGGTTCTATATACGAGTTAATGACTAGAGCCAAGGAGTCAATAAGGACGTACTACATAATGGACGAGAATAAATGCAAGACTTTTCTCGATATTGTGGACAGGAAGTGGCGGGATCAACTCCATTCTCCTCTACATGCAGCCGCAGCATTTTTAAATCCTAGCATACAGTATAATCCAGAGATAAAATTCCTTGGATCGATAAAAGAAGACTTTATTAATGTCCTCGAGAAATTACTTCCAACACCTGATATGAGACGTGACCTCACCAATCAAATTATAACCTTTACGAGGGCTAATGGGATGTTTGGTTGTAATTTGGCAATTGAGGCACGAGATACAGTTTCACCTG GACTTTGGTGGGAACAATATGGAGACTCCTCACCAGCATTGCAAAGAGTTGCCATTAGAATACTGAGTCAAGTTTGCAGTAGTTTCACTTTTGAGAGGCACTGGAGCACATTTCAACAGATTCACTCTGAAAAGCGCAATAAGATTGATAAAGAGACGTTGAATGACCTTGTCTATATACATTACAATCTCAAATTATCAAGGCAACTGAGAACTAAGTGTTTAGAAGCTGATCCCATTCAATTTGATGATATTGATATGACTTCAGATTGGGTTGAGGAGAATGATACCCCAAGCCCTACTCAGTGGCTTGACCGGTTTGGTTCTGCTTTGGATGGGAACGACTTGAATACAAGACAGTTCAGTGCTGCTATATTTGGTGCAAGTGACCATATATTTGGTTTGTGA
- the LOC119984464 gene encoding uncharacterized protein LOC119984464 isoform X2: MPSAKKQKLGEAKPPANIPVSRALMTMEAANPIAKVFPTVTPVASCSSNNQENAERSIALFFFENKLDFSVARSSSYQLMIDAIAKCGLGFSGPSAEMLKTTWLDRIKSEVSLQSKDIEKEWATTGCTIIADTWTDNKSRALINFLVSSPSRTFFHKSVDASSYFKNTKCLADVFDSVIADFGADNVVQIIMDSSFNYTGIASHILQNYGTIFVSPCASQCLNSVLEDFSRVDWVNRCILQAQIISKFIYNNASMLDLMKKFTGGHELIKTGITKSVSTFLTLQSILKQKSRLKHMFNSPEYSTNSSYANKPQSLSCIAIVEDGDFWRAVEESVAISEPFLKVLREVSGGKPVVGSIYELMTRAKESIRTYYIMDENKCKTFLDIVDRKWRDQLHSPLHAAAAFLNPSIQYNPEIKFLGSIKEDFINVLEKLLPTPDMRRDLTNQIITFTRANGMFGCNLAIEARDTVSPGLWWEQYGDSSPALQRVAIRILSQVCSSFTFERHWSTFQQIHSEKRNKIDKETLNDLVYIHYNLKLSRQLRTKCLEADPIQFDDIDMTSDWVEENDTPSPTQWLDRFGSALDGNDLNTRQFSAAIFGASDHIFGL; encoded by the exons ATGCCTAGTGCTAAAAAACAGAAGCTGGGAGAAGCCAAACCTCCTGCAAATATCCCTGTCAGTAGAGCTCTTATGACAATGGAAGCAGCAAACCCGATTGCAAAAGTCTTCCCGACTGTCACACCAGTGGCCTCGTGCTCTTCAAACAACCAAGAAAATGCAGAAAGAAGTattgctcttttcttttttgaaaataagcTGGACTTTAGTGTTGCCCGGTCTTCGTCATATCAGCTAATGATTGATGCAATAGCAAAGTGTGGTCTGGGGTTTAGTGGTCCATCTGCGGAAATGTTGAAGACTACATGGTTGGATAGGATCAAATCTGAAGTGAGTTTGCAGTCAAAAGATATTGAAAAAGAATGGGCTACCACTGGTTGTACTATCATTGCAGACACATGGACTGATAATAAATCTAGAGCTTTGATTAACTTCTTGGTCTCTTCACCTTCTAGAACCTTCTTTCATAAGTCTGTGGACGCATCCTCCTatttcaagaacactaagtgcCTTGCCGATGTGTTTGATTCTGTTATTGCAGACTTTGGTGCAGATAATGTTGTTCAGATAATCATGGATAGTAGTTTCAACTATACTGGGATTGCTAGTCATATCCTGCAAAACTACGGAACCATTTTTGTGTCTCCTTGTGCTTCTCAGTGTTTGAATTCCGTCTTGGAGGATTTCTCTAGAGTAGATTGGGTGAACAGATGTATCTTACAGGCACAAATTATATCAAAGTTTATATACAACAATGCGTCAATGCTTGATCTGATGAAAAAGTTTACTGGGGGACATGAACTTATCAAGACTGGTATCACCAAGTCTGTGTCCACCTTCCTTACATTGCAATctattttgaaacaaaaatcacgCCTGAAACATATGTTTAACAGTCCTGAGTATTCTACCAACTCCTCTTATGCAAATAAACCTCAGAGCTTATCTTGTATTGCAATTGTTGAGGATGGAGATTTCTGGAGGGCAGTGGAAGAGAGTGTGGCCATTTCTGAACCTTTCCTTAAAGTTTTGAGGGAAGTGTCGGGAGGGAAACCTGTTGTTGGTTCTATATACGAGTTAATGACTAGAGCCAAGGAGTCAATAAGGACGTACTACATAATGGACGAGAATAAATGCAAGACTTTTCTCGATATTGTGGACAGGAAGTGGCGGGATCAACTCCATTCTCCTCTACATGCAGCCGCAGCATTTTTAAATCCTAGCATACAGTATAATCCAGAGATAAAATTCCTTGGATCGATAAAAGAAGACTTTATTAATGTCCTCGAGAAATTACTTCCAACACCTGATATGAGACGTGACCTCACCAATCAAATTATAACCTTTACGAGGGCTAATGGGATGTTTGGTTGTAATTTGGCAATTGAGGCACGAGATACAGTTTCACCTG GACTTTGGTGGGAACAATATGGAGACTCCTCACCAGCATTGCAAAGAGTTGCCATTAGAATACTGAGTCAAGTTTGCAGTAGTTTCACTTTTGAGAGGCACTGGAGCACATTTCAACAGATTCACTCTGAAAAGCGCAATAAGATTGATAAAGAGACGTTGAATGACCTTGTCTATATACATTACAATCTCAAATTATCAAGGCAACTGAGAACTAAGTGTTTAGAAGCTGATCCCATTCAATTTGATGATATTGATATGACTTCAGATTGGGTTGAGGAGAATGATACCCCAAGCCCTACTCAGTGGCTTGACCGGTTTGGTTCTGCTTTGGATGGGAACGACTTGAATACAAGACAGTTCAGTGCTGCTATATTTGGTGCAAGTGACCATATATTTGGTTTGTGA
- the LOC119984023 gene encoding probable inactive receptor kinase At4g23740, with protein MSRKVDFLFIFSAIILFGAISWPIDADPVEDKQALIDFLNNIPHSQPLIWNENSPVCNNWTGVTCNGDNSRVISLQLPGFGFRGSIPPNTLSRLSAIQILSLRSNAISGSFPSDLYKLENLTKLYLQFNQFTGPLPLNFSVWRKNLTVVDISNNGFNGSIPSSISDLTHLTALNLANNSLSGEIPDVNIPSLQQLDLSDNNLTGTLPLSFQRFPSWVFSGNNVSTGNAVPPPLPVRPPDAKPSKTKTKVSQTAILGIALGGCVLGFVLVALMMFMCYSIKNRKDEYPTQSQKKEDSSEEKISDREEKNNRLVFFEGCGLAFNLEDLLRASAEVLGKGSLGTTYKAALEDGSAVVVKRLKEISVSKKEFEQQMEVVGNIRHENVTALRAFYYSKDEKLTVYDYYEPGSVSAMLHGQRGEDRAPLDWESRLRIAIGAARGISHIHTQGGAKLVHGNIKASNIFINSEGYGCISDVGLATIMSPVPTPLIWAAGYRAPEVTDARKAMRASDVYSFGVLLLELLTGKSPVHATGGDEVVHLVRWVNSVVREEWTAEVFDVELSRYPHIQEELVEMLQIGMACVVRVPEQRPKMADVVKMVEEIRQLDTGNPPSSDNNLEI; from the exons ATGAGCAGGAAAGTGGACTTCTTGTTCATTTTCTCTGCAATTATCTTATTTGGAGCAATATCATGGCCTATTGATGCCGACCCAGTAGAGGATAAGCAAGCATTAATAGATTTCCTTAACAATATTCCACATTCCCAGCCTCTCATTTGGAATGAGAACTCTCCAGTATGCAATAACTGGACAGGAGTGACCTGTAATGGTGACAATTCTAGAGTTATCTCCCTCCAGTTGCCGGGATTTGGATTCCGTGGTTCAATTCCACCCAACACTCTTAGCCGCCTTTCAGCAATCCAGATTCTAAGTCTCAGATCCAATGCTATTTCAGGCTCATTCCCTTCTGATCTCTACAAGTTAGAGAACTTGACAAAGCTTTATCTTCAGTTCAACCAGTTCACAGGCCCACTGCCATTGAATTTCTCAGTTTGGAGGAAGAACCTCACGGTTGTTGATATCTCAAACAACGGCTTTAATGGCAGCATCCCTTCTTCAATTTCTGATTtgactcacctcacagcattgaATCTTGCTAACAATTCTCTTTCAGGTGAGATTCCTGATGTCAATATTCCTAGTTTGCAGCAGTTGGATCTATCCGACAATAATCTCACAGGAACTCTGCCACTGTCTTTTCAAAGATTTCCAAGTTGGGTATTCTCTGGTAACAATGTTTCGACTGGAAATGCTGTTCCTCCACCGCTTCCAGTTCGGCCACCCGATGCTAAACCTTCAAAGACGAAAACAAAAGTAAGTCAGACTGCAATTCTGGGGATTGCACTAGGAGGATGTGTACTGGGGTTTGTTCTAGTAGCCCTTATGATGTTTATGTGCTACTCAATCAAAAATCGAAAGGACGAGTATCCAACACAAtcacaaaagaaagaagactCTTCGGAGGAGAAGATTTCGGATAGAGAAGAGAAGAATAACAGGCTTGTGTTCTTTGAGGGTTGTGGTCTTGCATTCAACTTAGAGGACTTATTGAGAGCGTCAGCTGAAGTGCTTGGCAAAGGAAGTCTTGGTACAACCTACAAGGCAGCTCTAGAGGATGGATCAGCGGTGGTGGTGAAGAGGTTGAAGGAAATAAGTGTGTCAAAAAAGGAGTTCGAGCAGCAGATGGAGGTGGTTGGAAACATTAGGCACGAAAATGTGACCGCGCTAAGGGCTTTTTACTACTCAAAGGATGAGAAGCTTACGGTCTATGATTACTATGAGCCGGGGAGTGTTTCTGCAATGCTACATG GTCAAAGAGGAGAAGACCGGGCTCCTTTAGACTGGGAATCTAGACTAAGAATAGCTATTGGTGCTGCTAGAGGCATTTCTCATATCCACACACAAGGAGgtgcaaaacttgtccatggaaacATCAAGGCCTCAAACATTTTCATCAACTCTGAAGGATATGGCTGCATATCTGACGTTGGTTTGGCAACAATTATGAGTCCAGTGCCCACACCATTGATATGGGCTGCAGGGTATCGTGCCCCAGAAGTAACCGATGCTAGGAAGGCAATGCGTGCATCTGATGTCTACAGTTTTGGGGTCTTGCTGCTTGAACTTCTTACTGGAAAGTCCCCGGTACATGCCACGGGTGGCGATGAGGTAGTCCATTTGGTGAGGTGGGTGAACTCTGTAGTTAGAGAGGAGTGGACTGCAGAAGTGTTTGATGTAGAGCTTTCAAGGTATCCCCATATACAGGAGGAATTGGTAGAGATGTTACAAATAGGAATGGCTTGTGTGGTGAGGGTGCCAGAGCAGAGGCCCAAGATGGCCGATGTTGTGAAAATGGTGGAGGAAATCCGGCAGCTCGATACTGGAAACCCGCCAAGCTCTGATAACAATCTAGAGATTTAA